The following DNA comes from Photobacterium sp. DA100.
CATTTAATGATGGGGGCTCATATGTCATCGAAGGCCAATGAAGAGGCTGCTCAAACGGCATCCCCTCGTCAGTGGATGAGATTAGTTGTGGTCTATCTGCTAATCCCGTTGGTTTTATTGGGATGCGCTGGGGATGTGGGGTGGTGGCAGGGATGGCTATTTTCCATGTTGTTCTTGGCGGCCGGGATCGGTGGACGTATATGGGCCGAGCGACGCCACCCAGGATTAACTGCGGAAAGACAAAATAGTAAAAATATAGGAAAAGCAAAAGGCTGGGACAGGGTGCTGGCACCACTGATGGCGGTGAGCCTTGGGTTTCCTATGGTTATAGTCGCTGGGCTGGACCATCGCCATGGTTGGTCACTCGGGTTTGCGCCTTGGCTTGTTGTCATTGGTTTTATATTGGTTTTACTCGGATATGCTTTTGCAGTGTGGGCGCTAGCGGAGAACCGGTTTTTCTCCAGTGTGGTTCGCATTCAGACAGAACGTGGCCATGTGGTATGTGATAGCGGCCCTTACCGGTTTGTACGGCATCCGGGGTATGCCGGAAATATCCTGGCACTGTTCGGCCTTGTTTTTGCACTGAGTTCGTTATGGGCACTGATCCCTGCGGTGGTGGCATCAATTATTACGCTGATCAGAACCGTACTTGAAGATCAGACTTTGCACGAAGAGCTGCCGGGCTATCGGGACTACGCAACACGCGTCCGCTATAGGTTGATTCCTTGTATCTACTAAGAAATTGGGATACCGATTTGCTAGCCTTTGCTTGGGCTGTTTTGTGAGAGCTAGGTGAACTTATTGTCTCCGTGTCAGCAGGTCGAGATGAATTTTCAAAGGGTAGGGCAAGGTGTATCAAAGGTTATTGCCTAGTGTGATGGTGCGAGCAAACCTCTTGTTCTTCATATTATTAGATCTGTTTGTTTAACGTGGATACTCATTCATAAAAATACGAAGCCGTATATCGCTTTCATAAAAGCTTAGGGTTGCTGTAAGAAAAATGTCAAAACAAGTTGATTAACTAACGCCGAATTTATCCATCGGGAACAAAGATGAAACACATAGTAAAACCCCTCGTTGTAGCCGTTGCTGCTTCGACCATGTCTTTTTCGGTACTATCGGCAGAAATCAAGAATGTTATTCTTATGATTGGTGACGGCATGGGGCCGCAGCAAGTAGGTTTGCTAGAAACATACGCAAACAATGCACCAAATTCTATTTACAACGGTGAAACCACCGCATTGTATAAACTCGCTCAAGAGGGGGTGATTGGTGCTTCGCTAACTCACCCGCATGAAGCTATTGTTGTCGACTCTGCATGTTCAGCAACCATGCTGGCGACCGGAATACATACCGCTTCAGAGGTGATTGGCATAAACTCGAACGGTGACCATGTTGAAACCGTGCTCGAAAAAGCAAAACGCCTTGGTAAAGCAACGGGCCTGGTTTCTGATACTCGCCTGACCCACGCCACTCCAGCGGCATTTGCAGCGCATCAGCCTCACCGTTCTCTGGAAAACGAAATTGCGGCTGACATGCTAGAAGCCGGTGTTGATGTCATGCTCTCTGGTGGTCTTCGCCACTGGATCCCAAAATCGACTAACGATAAAGGTGCCACCTACCAGGAGCTTGAGAAACTGACACAAGGTGATGTGGATCTGAAGTCCAAGCGCCGTGATGAGCGTAATCTACTTACCGAGGCGAAAAACGAAGGCTACAGCCTAGTCTTCAACAAAGACATGCTAGAAAAAGTACAAGGCGACAAGCTACTTGGCCTGTTTGCTTCTTCTGGTATGAACGATGGTATTGCTTATAGTCATTCCAAAAATGACCCCAACCGAACTCAGCCATCGCTTAAAGAGATGACGGAGAAAGCAATCGCTTTGCTTTCAAAAGATAAAGACGGCTTCTTCCTGATGGTGGAAGGCGGTCAAATTGACTGGGCTGGTCACAGTAATGATGCAGGTACGATGCTGCATGAAATGATCAAGTTCGATGAAGCGGTGAACTCTGTGTATGAGTGGGCCAAAGATCGCGATGATACCTTAATCATCGTAACCGCTGACCACGAAACAGGCTCATTCGGCTTCAGCTATTCTTCACAAGGTATACCCGAGCCGGAAAAACGTTCAGGGGAAGCATTCCAGAAACGCGATTATGCGCCTAACTTTAACTTTGGCAAGTTTGAGATCTTAGATGGGCTTTACAACCAGAAGATTAGCTATGCCCAGATGTTCAGCAAGTTCGATCAACTTGATAAAGAACAGCAGACTGCTGAAAAGCTTGCTGAAATCGTCAACTCAAACAGTGATTTCCCGATCACGGTAGCTCAAGCGAAAAACGTGATGACGACAAAGCCGAACCCGTATCATCACGAAAACCACAAATACCTAGCCAGTGAGGAAGTGCCAGCAATCAACGATTTTGATGCGTTCTTCCCATACAATGATCGCGGCAACTTGCTGGCTCGCGAGCATGCCACGGGTCAAAATACAGTTTGGGGAACAGGTACGCATACTCATACTCCAGTTAATGTATTTGCTTGGGGGCCTCTGAAAGAGATCGTCCCAGTCTCTAAAATCATGCACCACTCAGAGCTTGGTGAATACATTAAACAGATGGTGAAGTAGGCTTCTGCTGTAGACCTTCACTAAAATCTCAGCTCATACGCGCCAATGAAACAACGGCCCTAAGCAGACGCTCAGGGCCGTTTTGTATTTTATAAGGACTCAGTGTTCCCGAAAGTCTACATGGTGTGAATTACACCACAAACTTGTTCATGATCGCGTCTTGCTCCCGGACTTTATTGATTTGCTCTTCCAGAGCCTGATCGGCGGCCGCCGCGGCATCAGAGACCTGCACACTGAGCTCTTTGATGTTTAGCGTGTTGGTATTGATCTCCTCGGCCACCAGGCTCTGCTCCTCGGCGGCAGAAGCGATTTGCAGGTTCATGTCGTTGATCTGCTGGATGGCCCCGCTGATCCTGACCAGCGCCTCGTCCGCTTCTTGAGATTTCTCCACCGTCGAGGCCGCAGTCTCTTTGCTCATGCCCATCACGTTCGCCGCCGAGCTTGCCCCGGACTGCAGTTGCTCGATCATCTGGCGAATTTCGGTGGTGGACTCCTGCGTTCGTTGGGCGAGTGTCCGCACCTCATCGGCCACAACGGCAAAGCCTCGGCCAGATTCACCGGCACGCGCCGCCTCAATGGCCGCATTGAGGGCCAGCAGGTTGGTTTGATCGGCGATTTCATTGATCACCTTGAGAATGGACTCAATGTTGCCCGTCGACGCTTCCAGTTGTTTGACCACCTCAACCGCCTGATCAATTTGCGCGGAAAGATCTGAGATGGCACTGGCCGTGTGGGAGACAATGCGCCCACCGTCTTTGACCGCGTCATCAGCCTGTTGTGCTGCCGTGGCCGCCCCCTGTGCATTATTGGCTACCTCAACCGAGGTTGCCGCCATTTCGTGCATGGCGGTTGCCAACTGATCCAGCTCTTTCAGCTGGTTGGACATGGCAGAAGCTGACTGTTGGGCCCCGGCGGCAGTTTGTTCGGTGCCGAGCAAAATATCACTGCTGAGTGATTTAGATTGCAGGATCAGGTTTTGCAGTTTCTCGGTAAAGGCATTGAATCCTTTAGCCAGCACCGCAAACTCCTGATCGGTATTGGTATCCAGCCGTCGGGTGAGATCGCCCTGGCCTGATGCCACATCCTGTATCGCGGTGTTGAGATCTGTCAGCGGTCGCATCAATACCTTGATCAAGACTAGCAGAGCGATAATTCCGGCCACCATGGCGATTAGCGAGTAGATAACCGCATCTGTCCGAAGCTGGTTGACTGCGGCAAAAGCGACGTTTTCATCCAGTACCGCACCGATATACCACTCTTGGCCTGTGATCTGGGTAAAGGACAAGGTCACGGTTTTACCGTCTAGCTCAGCGTGGACGGCATTTGTTGCAATCGGGTTGTTGCCGACAAACTCGCTCATTGGCTTACCGTTAAATCTGGCGTCGGGATGGGCAATGGTCGTGCCATCACCCGCGACGATGAAGAGGTAACCGGCATTGAATAAAGAGACTTGGTTCACCAGCTCGGCCAGGCCTGACAGGCTCATGTCGAAGAAGATCGCCCCCTGGAATTGCCCGTCAGAGAGCAAGGGACTGGCGATGGAGACCAAAATCTCATTGCTGACAGAGTCTGCGTAAGGGGACGTGATAACAATATCGCGGCTTTGCTTGCTATCGATGTACCACGGGCGAGCTCGCGGCTCCCAGGACTCCCCAGGATCCCAGCTCGGGTCATTGCTGGTGAAGCTGCCATCTTTTTCAAATCCCAGTCCGGTGAGCAAAAAAGCGTGTTTGAGAGTGGGTTGCTCAATGACGGTTTGGATATTGTCCAGTGACATGTCACTGGATACCAGGCTGGCAGTATAGGCAGCGAGAGACTTTTTGCTTGATAGTTCGGCATTGACCGTATTGCTCATGCCGGAAATGATCTCATCCATACTTTGCATGACTAAAGACTGGATTTGGTTTTTGGTATTGAAATATTGGTTGGCAGACAGGAGCGAGAGTGCTGCTAGTAATATTGCCGACGATGTTGCGACAACTTTATGGCTGAACTTCATTGGATCCCTCAACAAGCACTGAAATTAGAATAACTATAATGTCGGCGCTGTAATGGAATTGTTAATCGTCATTGTCAAGGAGTGTGATCTGAAGTTGGATTTTTTTGCTGTATTGTTATGAAAAAGAAGTTTTATATGCTACCGGGTGATTATGGCTGTTGTGCTCAAGCGGATGGCTGAGTATGAACGCAATGAGCGAAGGGCAAAACAAGAAAGGCAGGTAGCCTGCCTTTCTTTAAAGAGATACGAATCCGGTAGTTAGTCGATCAAACCATATTCATCGCGCAGGACGGCAATGATTTCTGCTTTCGGGTTTTGACTAAGCTGGATTTTATCGCCAGTGATTTTCTCGGCAATCTCGGTGTAGATCTTCGACAGGTTCATCAGGGCATCCACCGGCAGCTCGTTGTCACGGGCCAGGGCGAAGCGCTCATCCATGCGGTCTTTATTCAGCAGGATATCTGGATCCGGGAAGTGGTTCAGCAGCATCTGGCGGAAGCCTTCCTTGGAGTTTTCGATGATTTCACCATCGCGGTAAGCCGCACCGTCCCAGATACGGGAAGAATCCGGTGTGCCCACTTCATCCATGTAGATCAGCTTTTCATTGCCTTTGGCATCGGTTACGTAACCGAATTCGAACTTAGTATCGACGAAGATCTGATCCAACGCCGCCAGCTCTTTGCTGATCACATCGAAGCCTTCCTCGAGCAGCTGCTCGTAGCGGCCGATATCATCGGCGCTGCGGAAGTTGAATGCTTCAAAGTTGTTCTCCAGATCGGAGCGGGTGACATTGACATCGTCGACTTCCGGCACACCAGGAATACCGGTAAGAATTCCCTTGGTCGATGGCGTCATCAGTAGCTCAGGCAATTTCTGATCTTTTTCCAGTCCTTCTGGCAGTTCGATACCACAGAAGTTGCGCTCGCCTTGGCTGTAGGCTCGCCACATTGAACCTGTGATGTACTGGCGGCAAATCGCTTCAACCATCACGGGCTTGGCTTTTTGTACGATCCAGACAAACGGGTGCGGGATATCCAGGATATGGCTGTCGGCTAGGCCATTTTCACGGAATAGCTTGAACCAGTGGTTGGAAATGGCGTTGAGTGCTGCCCCTTTACCCGGTACGCCTCTCAGGCCGCCTTCGGCGTGCCAGATGCAGTCGAAAGCAGAGATACGATCACTGATCACCATGATAGCCAGCGGGGCATCAGGTTGAACGTTGTAGCCTTTCTCTTTGATCAAGCGACGGCTATCTTCTTCGGTTAACCAGTAGACGGAACGAACCTTACCGCTATGGACGAGTTTATCGGTTCGGATTGGCAGGTCATCATTTACAGCGAGAACTTGATCAGCAAGGCTCATGGCGAATTCCTATTTCAAAAGTTAAACGAAGGTAACCCGTGGTGGCATGACAAGCGGTTTTGCCCATGCCTGGGTCTCTAAACCCTTAATGGGGGCGATAATAACAGAACTCTCATGGCCTTTCAGCTAGAAAAGCAAACGTTTGCGCAATTTTATTTTTCATCCAAATATCGAATTTATGTGAACCGATTTCAATTGGTCATATTTTATTCAGGGGCCAACGGCGAAGTGTGGCAAAATCGGTCTCCCATTTTCTACTCAAGGCCCACCATGACCCGTTATACCAGCGAACAATCGGCATTTATTGATCACCAGCACGGGAATGCCCTTTGTATTGCCGGGGCTGGAACCGGGAAAACCACCACCCTGGTCGGCTTGATTGAGCAGAAGTTAGCGACTATCCCTGCCCAAGAAATGCTGGTGCTGATGTTCAACCGGGATATTCGCACCGATTTCCAGGCCAAGCTGCGGGATAGCGGGATCCAAGCGCAGGTGCCGGTGCATACTTTCCACAGTTTCTGTTTGAAGTTCCTCAACCAAACTGGGTTTATCCGCAATACCGGTTATAGGGTCGATTATCAGAGTGGTGAAAGTGACAAGGCTCTGGTAAAGGCTATCCTGCGGGAGTTATCCGGTCTTGAAAAGACTTACCAGCGCCAGCAGATGATCAAAGATCCGAAAACCATCGAGTTGCTACTGAGCTTTATCGGGTTGGTGAAGGCGTACATGCTGTCGCCGCACGAAGTGTTCAAAATTGCCGAAATCAACCGGGACTACCTGTTTATTCTTGATGCCTACGAGCAGTTTGAAACCCTACGAAAAAAACAGCGCCTGTTGTTTTTTGACGACTGGCTGGTGGAAACCGTCAAATTGCTCGAGAGCGATGATGCTATCCGCGCGCATTTTCACCAGCACTGCAAGCTGGTGGTGGTTGATGAGTTTCAGGATATC
Coding sequences within:
- a CDS encoding isoprenylcysteine carboxylmethyltransferase family protein — its product is MSSKANEEAAQTASPRQWMRLVVVYLLIPLVLLGCAGDVGWWQGWLFSMLFLAAGIGGRIWAERRHPGLTAERQNSKNIGKAKGWDRVLAPLMAVSLGFPMVIVAGLDHRHGWSLGFAPWLVVIGFILVLLGYAFAVWALAENRFFSSVVRIQTERGHVVCDSGPYRFVRHPGYAGNILALFGLVFALSSLWALIPAVVASIITLIRTVLEDQTLHEELPGYRDYATRVRYRLIPCIY
- a CDS encoding alkaline phosphatase, translating into MKHIVKPLVVAVAASTMSFSVLSAEIKNVILMIGDGMGPQQVGLLETYANNAPNSIYNGETTALYKLAQEGVIGASLTHPHEAIVVDSACSATMLATGIHTASEVIGINSNGDHVETVLEKAKRLGKATGLVSDTRLTHATPAAFAAHQPHRSLENEIAADMLEAGVDVMLSGGLRHWIPKSTNDKGATYQELEKLTQGDVDLKSKRRDERNLLTEAKNEGYSLVFNKDMLEKVQGDKLLGLFASSGMNDGIAYSHSKNDPNRTQPSLKEMTEKAIALLSKDKDGFFLMVEGGQIDWAGHSNDAGTMLHEMIKFDEAVNSVYEWAKDRDDTLIIVTADHETGSFGFSYSSQGIPEPEKRSGEAFQKRDYAPNFNFGKFEILDGLYNQKISYAQMFSKFDQLDKEQQTAEKLAEIVNSNSDFPITVAQAKNVMTTKPNPYHHENHKYLASEEVPAINDFDAFFPYNDRGNLLAREHATGQNTVWGTGTHTHTPVNVFAWGPLKEIVPVSKIMHHSELGEYIKQMVK
- a CDS encoding methyl-accepting chemotaxis protein, yielding MKFSHKVVATSSAILLAALSLLSANQYFNTKNQIQSLVMQSMDEIISGMSNTVNAELSSKKSLAAYTASLVSSDMSLDNIQTVIEQPTLKHAFLLTGLGFEKDGSFTSNDPSWDPGESWEPRARPWYIDSKQSRDIVITSPYADSVSNEILVSIASPLLSDGQFQGAIFFDMSLSGLAELVNQVSLFNAGYLFIVAGDGTTIAHPDARFNGKPMSEFVGNNPIATNAVHAELDGKTVTLSFTQITGQEWYIGAVLDENVAFAAVNQLRTDAVIYSLIAMVAGIIALLVLIKVLMRPLTDLNTAIQDVASGQGDLTRRLDTNTDQEFAVLAKGFNAFTEKLQNLILQSKSLSSDILLGTEQTAAGAQQSASAMSNQLKELDQLATAMHEMAATSVEVANNAQGAATAAQQADDAVKDGGRIVSHTASAISDLSAQIDQAVEVVKQLEASTGNIESILKVINEIADQTNLLALNAAIEAARAGESGRGFAVVADEVRTLAQRTQESTTEIRQMIEQLQSGASSAANVMGMSKETAASTVEKSQEADEALVRISGAIQQINDMNLQIASAAEEQSLVAEEINTNTLNIKELSVQVSDAAAAADQALEEQINKVREQDAIMNKFVV
- a CDS encoding phosphoribosylaminoimidazolesuccinocarboxamide synthase, which produces MSLADQVLAVNDDLPIRTDKLVHSGKVRSVYWLTEEDSRRLIKEKGYNVQPDAPLAIMVISDRISAFDCIWHAEGGLRGVPGKGAALNAISNHWFKLFRENGLADSHILDIPHPFVWIVQKAKPVMVEAICRQYITGSMWRAYSQGERNFCGIELPEGLEKDQKLPELLMTPSTKGILTGIPGVPEVDDVNVTRSDLENNFEAFNFRSADDIGRYEQLLEEGFDVISKELAALDQIFVDTKFEFGYVTDAKGNEKLIYMDEVGTPDSSRIWDGAAYRDGEIIENSKEGFRQMLLNHFPDPDILLNKDRMDERFALARDNELPVDALMNLSKIYTEIAEKITGDKIQLSQNPKAEIIAVLRDEYGLID